A genomic window from Haliaeetus albicilla chromosome 10, bHalAlb1.1, whole genome shotgun sequence includes:
- the CTU2 gene encoding cytoplasmic tRNA 2-thiolation protein 2 translates to MCEAAADDGGCGEDAAPARRRRRAPGNSHPRTCVKCGQGSAALVIRVGDAFCRGCFREYFVHKFRAMLGKNRVIFPGDKVLLALSGGPASSAMLRQVQEGLSRETAKRLRFIPGLIYVDEGAVRGQSPAQREESLTRMETLLQATGFPYHLAHLEQALELPASILRPGPGGSGEPGPSYKEAVEGFIQQQRQEGDGDGGTSLPSLSTQVGDLAAPRLPAAARTQELLRLFEAVETPTAREELLQMLRIHLILQTARTRGYTKVMTGESCTRVAIKLLTNLALGRGAFLAVDTGFVDDRHGDVMVVRPMREYMDKEIAFYNHFFDVPTVIAPPLPTKRQEKPSIHRLMERFLLGLQEDFPSTISTVYRTGEKLSPAPAKASSESQRCLLCLCALDIAGEEELALEPTLITEEPEWNGCCQDTAAAGAESRAAFIPLLCYSCRLTFKELGPLATLPPYVRTEAQRRIRRAEMKQQSQEVPLEDEEPGES, encoded by the exons ATGTGCGAGGCGGCGGCGGATGATGGAGGGTGCGGGGAGGACGCGGCACCGGCACGGCGCCGACGACGAGCCCCGGGAAACAG CCACCCGCGGACCTGCGTGAAGTGCGGGCAGGGATCTGCCGCCCTCGTCATCCGCGTCGGGGACGCCTTCTGCCG CGGCTGCTTCCGCGAGTACTTCGTGCATAAGTTCCGTGCAATGCTGGGCAAGAACCGTGTCATCTTCCCGGGAGACAAG GTGCTGCTGGCGCTGTCGGGGGGACCAGCATCCAGTGCCATGCTCCGGCAGGTCCAAGAG GGGCTCAGCCGGGAGACGGCCAAGAGACTCCGCTTCATCCCCGGCCTCATCTATGTTGATG AGGGAGCGGTGCGCGGGCAGAGCCCGGCACAGCGGGAGGAGAGCCTGACTCGCATGGAGACCCTGCTGCAGGCGACCGGCTTCCCCTACCACCTGGCCCACCTGGAGCAG GCGTTGGAGCTGCCCGCATCCATCCTGCGGCCAGGGCCAGGGGGTTCTGGCGAGCCCGGTCCCTCCTACAAGGAGGCTGTGGAGGGCTTCAtccagcagcagcggcaggagggggacggggacggcGGCACCTCGCTGCCCAGCCTCAGCACCCAGGTCGGGGATCTGGCTGCCCCCCGCCTGCCCGCTGCTGCCCgcacccaggagctgctgcggctCTTCGAGGCCGTGGAGACGCCGACAGCGagagaggagctgctgcagatgctgcG GATCCACCTCATCCTGCAGACAGCCCGGACCAGGGGCTACACCAAAGTGATGACGGGCGAGAGCTGCACCCGGGTGGCCATCAAGCTCCTCACCAACCTGGCGCTGGGTCGCGGCGCCTTCCTCGCCGTTGACACG GGCTTCGTGGACGACCGCCACGGCGATGTGATGGTGGTGCGTCCCATGCGGGAGTACATGGACAAGGAGATTGCCTTCTACAACCACTTCTTCGACGTCCCCACCGTCATTGCGCCGCCCCTCCCCACCAAG CGCCAGGAGAAGCCCAGCATCCACCGTCTGATGGAACGCTtcctcctggggctgcaggaggattTCCCCTCCACCATCAGCACCGTCTACCG GACGGGTGAGAAGCTAAGCCCGGCTCCAGCCAAGGCAAGCAGTGAGTCCCAgcgctgcctgctctgcctgtgcgCCCTGGACATCGCTGGgg AGGAGGAGTTGGCCCTGGAGCCCACGCTGATCACGGAGGAGCCGGAGTGGAATGGGTGCTGCCAGGACACGGCGGCAGCAGG ggctgagagcagagctgccttcATCCCGCTGCTGTGCTACAGCTGCCGCCTCACCTTCAAGGAGCTG GGTCCCCTCGCCACGCTGCCACCCTACGTGCGTACTGAGGCCCAGCGCAGGATCCGCAG AGCAGAGAtgaagcagcaaagccaggaggTCCCGCTGGAGGATGAGGAGCCCGGCGAGAGCTGA